The sequence AGATGTCCATCCGCTTCCAGTCGTCACGGCGGGTCATGGCCTGATGGCGGGCAGGGCAAAGCTCGACGCAGATGGAATCGGGACGCACGATTTCCACGGTCCGGCGCACATCCTCGACACTTTCCAGAGAAACGTGGGCGGTTCCGACGAGAAAAAACCTTTTCTCGCCCTCTTCGACCACGGTCACGCTTTCAGGCAAATTTTCAAAATCCACGCTATACCTCACGGGCCGGGCCCTGTTTATTGTCAAGATCCGCTTCGTTATCCGCAGCCTCACGGGAAAGCAAGCCCAGGCGGCCCCAAGCGTCCGGCGGACACATTTGTGCTTGTCAAATCAAAGCCCCTGAAGCATTCCGACCCTGACACCCCATCCGGAGCAGACATGTCCCACAGCAATTTCGACCAGCGCATGCGCAGCGCTCCCTACGCGACCATCTGGAACCTGGCCTGGCCGCAGATAGTGATGATGTTCTTTCACTTCCTGATCGGCTTTGTGGACGTATGGGTGGCAGGGCGCATCGGGCGGGAGACCCAGGCCCTCATGGGCGTCATGAGCCAGGCCATGTTCTTTTTCATGGTCGTGGCCATAGCCCTGGCCAACGGCAGCGTGGCCGCCATCAGCCAGAGTTCCGGGGCGGGACTGCCACGGCGCGTCAAGCGCTTCGTGGGACTGAGCATCGGCCTCGGCACGCTGACCGGAATCTTGATTCTCATCTTCGGGTTGTGGTTTGACGATCATTTCCTGAGCCTCTTGCAGATTCCTGCAGAGCTCATGCCCATCGCCGAATACCTGCTGCAGGTCAGCCTGTACATCATGCCCGCCTATTACCTGTTCACCATCAGCAACGCATTTTTCCGGGCCCAGAAAATCGTGACCCTGCCCCTGTATTCCATGATCCTGGTCACGGGCGTGAACACCCTGCTCGACCTCGGTCTGGGTCTTGGGCTGTGGGGACTACCCAACCTCGGTTACAAGGGCATTGCCTGGGCCACCTTCGTCTCCATCCTGTGCGGGACCGTTTATAATTTCGTGATGATGTTTCGCTGCGGCCTGCTCTCCCGCCAGAGCCTGGCCCCGTGGCGCTGGGTGCGGCTTGCCCTGCCCTACCTGATCAAGGTGGCCGCGCCGGCCGGACTCATGCAGCTGGTCTGGCACTCGGCCTACATGGTGCTCTACGCCATCACGGCCAGCCTCCCCTTCGATAATGTCGTCGCCATGGCGGGCATGAGCGCCGGCATCCGCATCGAAGCCCTGCTCTTTCTGCCCGGCATCGCCTTCAACTTCACCGCCTCCATTCTGGTCGGCCACTACCTCGGCCAGGGCCAAAAAGAGGAGGCCAAGCGTATCGGCTACAAGATCATGCTCGTGGGCGTAATCACCATGAGCGTCATCACCGGCCTGCTATGGCTGGTCATCGAACCGGTCATCGCCTTTGTCGCTCCGGACCTGCAGGTGCAGGAGGAAGCCATACGCTACCTGGCCTGGAACATGGCCGCCACGCCGCCGCTCTTGGCCGCCATGATCCTGGGCGGGGCCTTCACCGGCGCAGGCGCGACCATATACCAGGCCGTCATCTTCGGTACCGCGGCATGGCTGGTGCGCCTGCCGCTGGCCTACCTGCTGGGACACGTGGTATTCCAGTCCGCAAACGGGGTCTGGATGGCCATGTTCGCCTCCGTCCTGGTCCAGTGCGCCACGGCCCTGTATTTCTATCAGTACAAGGATTGGTACAAATTCACCCTGCGCAAAGACAGGAGAACAGCTTGAAATCCCTGCCCGGCCACTATCTCGGATCCGTCGTCAACTATGCGGCGGACACTCCCTGGGACCTGGAATACTCCCTGGTGCTCGACGCCCTGGGCCACTACCAGTTCTTTTCACGCAACGGCGAAGGACTGATCCGCCAGCGCAACGCCGGCACCTCCGGCCGGGCCTTCGCCCAGTTCGCGGTGCAGAACGGCTTTGATGCCGAGGAATTGCTGCGCGACCTGAGCTACATCGACAGCGGATTCGCCGACGACTTCGAAAACTTCCTCCAAAGCCGCAACAAAACAAGCTGACGCCATGCCCGAAGAAATAACCGCAATCGAACCGGCCAAGCCCTTGGCCCGGCAGGAAAGAAAGGACTCACCGTCCAGACCCCTCGCTTCCACCGGCACCGCACCTTCCCCGGACCCGCCCACCACACATCCGCACAAGGGCAGGCTCCTCGACGTCATCGCCTGAAGCCCGGCAACCCAAGAAAGAATTGACGCTCATCCTCACGCTGTATATTTGAAAAACCTCCCTGCCCGGGTGGTGGAAGTGGTAGACGCCAGGGATTTAAAATCCCTTGACCTTTAAGGTCGTGCCGGTTCAAGTCCGGCCCTGGGCACCATAAAATCAAGGACTTGTCGTAAAAAATGACAAGTCCTTTTTCTTTTCCATCAAGCAACTACCCGTTTAGTACAAAAATTAGGCAAGACAGGAGGTGCACCCTCCTAGCCCAACAAAATGACGTGTACGGATCTGCCGAGTCCAATTGCCACCAATGACAGCGATCGGTCACGAAGATGGTAAGGTCTTTACTATGGGGCCGACATCCCCTTGCCATGTGAGTAAAAAAGGAATATTTTATACTCATGAGCGCTTTCGAATACGATGAGGCCAAGAGCCAGGCCAATCTGGAAAAGCATGGAATCAGCTTTTCGGATGCCCAGGCTATATGGGCCGACCCTGACGCACTGGAGGTCCAGGCAAGGTCGGAGGATGAACCCAGATTTCTGGTCATCGGCATGATTGGCCAAAAGCATTGGTCTGCCGTCGTCACCTATCGAGGCACAATCACCCGTCTCATCTCAGTCAGGCGCTCCCGAAAAAGCGAGGTATATCTGTATGAAAGCTAAAGATTTCGACAAGAAGTTTGACCAGGGCACTGAGGACATCATGAGCAGCCTTGATCTGTCCACAGCACGTCGCGTCAACCAGGAGCAGCGGCGGATCAACGTCGACTTTCCCGTTTGGGTAGTGGACTCTCTGGACCGTGAGGCGGCCAGGATTGGCGTCACACGGCAGTCAATTATCAAGGTCTGGCTGGTTGAACGCCTAAAAGCGGAAGCCGCCAATAAGTGCCACGCCTGCGCAGCCGAAAAATAGAACCTGCGACACTTCTGTGCAAATCCACGGCAACTGTATGGGCTTTTTGAAACCAAATGCCAGGGAGACGCGAACTATGTCGGCTTTGCATTCGTTGAGATGGACTGCGGCGGTGTTGATCGGCGCCATTTGCTTCCTGGGGTGGCCATTGCCGGACCCGGCCCGATGCGCGACGGGTTCCGCCGGGCAGGATATGCGCGAATTGGAACAGGATGGTAAGCTCACCGTCCGGGCCCTGCGTGGCTGGAACATGCTGCCTGAGCCGTTCATGCAGCTTGCGCTGTCGCTCCATCAAAGCGGGATCGACATCCTCGGGGCCGACCTGCAGGCAATTCAGGCCCTGGCGCAAAAGGCCAAAAGCGCAAGCGCCGGCGATCTGGCCGGGCATGCCGATACCCTCGAAAAACTGGCCAGATATATGGAGGAATTCGCGGCCCGGCAGGCAAGCGACCACGCCGCGACGCTCTCAAGTGGATCGGCCCACGAAGACGGCAAGCCGCAGGCTGTGGAGGTGGTCTCAGTCCCGGTTGCATTGCCTGTGCAGGACTCTGATTTGCTCGGCACGGACGATTACGACTGGCAGAAAGCTTCGGATCTGCCGGCTGAAAAAAAGGCCATCGAGCAGCGCATGACGGGGTTCCAAGAAGCCATGGATCGCAAGGACATACCGGCGGCGACAGCCCTCATCGCCGCAGACCGGCGCGACGTGTATTCGGCCCTGTTCGCCGCGAAGCCCGATGCCATGCCGTCATTTGGCGCCCTGTTCGAATCTGCGAAAATCACGTTTCTCAGTCCTCCCCCCGAGCCGCAGAAGAATATCACGCTCAGGACTGCGGAGTATGCGCTGGAACTGGACGGGTTCACCTTTTATGTACGGTGGATTAAAAATGACGACACCTGGTTTCTGGCCGACTTCTAAAGAGGCTTTGGCTATGCGGATGAAACTCTTTTCCTGCGTGCTTTTTCTTCTTCTTGTAGCGCCCATTTCTCACGAAGCTTCCGCGTGGGATCAGGGAACGCATCGGCAGATCAACTACGAAGCGGTCAACGTTTTTTATCGGCAGATGGAAGGAAAGAAGAAATATCTTCTCGGACCATTGCCGGATGAATTGCGCAAAGAGCCATATCGCGGGATTGCCGTGACCAGTTCCGGCCTGGATGTCGGGCATTACAGGATCGTCGCAGGATCCTTCACCATGCCGCAATGGATAGTTGTGGGCGGCGACTGGGCCGACGAACCGCATCTGTATGCGTCCGTGCGGCATTTCTACGACCCGCTTGGCCTCGTGAAACCGTATCTGACGGACCAGTTCTGGGCCCACGGCGTCCTGTACGAAGCTCCCGGGATCGACGCAAAGACCTGGGGCCTGGAGCACCCCGACAACCCGTTCAGCTTCCGGCAGGGGCTCACCTATTACAAGCTCGCCATGGAGGTTGCCGAAAACGTTCCCCTGCCGCGCATGCTCGCCCCTACTCATTTCAAGCTCAATCTGGACCTCGCCCCGACCAATCATGCCGAGCAGCGCCGCATCTATCTCGCCCTGGCGTATCGGTCCCTGGGGGAGGCCATGCACATGATGGGCGACATGACGCAGCCCGCGCACGTCCGCAATGACTCCCACCCGCTTGACGAACCCATCGAAACGCGGACCTTCAGCGAGCATGTCCGCGCTGCCGCCGCGGACCCCTTCCTGGACCCGCGACTGACTCCCTTTCTGGCCAGCGCCGGCGGAACGCTCCAGGAACCGGAGCGTCTGTTCCGCGAAGTGGCGGGCTTCACCAACAAGCATTTTTATTCCGAGGACACGATCCACGACAAGGCGTCCGGCATCATTCCGAACAATTAC is a genomic window of Desulfomicrobium baculatum DSM 4028 containing:
- the brnA gene encoding type II toxin-antitoxin system BrnA family antitoxin, with translation MKAKDFDKKFDQGTEDIMSSLDLSTARRVNQEQRRINVDFPVWVVDSLDREAARIGVTRQSIIKVWLVERLKAEAANKCHACAAEK
- a CDS encoding MATE family efflux transporter, with amino-acid sequence MSHSNFDQRMRSAPYATIWNLAWPQIVMMFFHFLIGFVDVWVAGRIGRETQALMGVMSQAMFFFMVVAIALANGSVAAISQSSGAGLPRRVKRFVGLSIGLGTLTGILILIFGLWFDDHFLSLLQIPAELMPIAEYLLQVSLYIMPAYYLFTISNAFFRAQKIVTLPLYSMILVTGVNTLLDLGLGLGLWGLPNLGYKGIAWATFVSILCGTVYNFVMMFRCGLLSRQSLAPWRWVRLALPYLIKVAAPAGLMQLVWHSAYMVLYAITASLPFDNVVAMAGMSAGIRIEALLFLPGIAFNFTASILVGHYLGQGQKEEAKRIGYKIMLVGVITMSVITGLLWLVIEPVIAFVAPDLQVQEEAIRYLAWNMAATPPLLAAMILGGAFTGAGATIYQAVIFGTAAWLVRLPLAYLLGHVVFQSANGVWMAMFASVLVQCATALYFYQYKDWYKFTLRKDRRTA
- a CDS encoding BrnT family toxin, which encodes MSAFEYDEAKSQANLEKHGISFSDAQAIWADPDALEVQARSEDEPRFLVIGMIGQKHWSAVVTYRGTITRLISVRRSRKSEVYLYES